The Sorghum bicolor cultivar BTx623 chromosome 6, Sorghum_bicolor_NCBIv3, whole genome shotgun sequence genome contains the following window.
TATATATTCTGCTGGATCACAATCAGACCAAAAGTTCTAGCAGGTCTAATTTCAATCTATTTACCAGATTCCACAAGTTCCTTTCACACTCGGTTCCTGTGACTCTTTTGCAGGAGCTCCGCTCTTTAAAATTAGCAGTAACAGTATCCTCGGACCTCGGGTGACCAGTCCTTGTCAAATGCCGCCACAATCAATATCATATTCGCCCGATTGCTATTACCAACCGGAAATACTACAAAGGTGACAGACGACAACCATAGTCGCAAATAGAACAAGGGGCAGCTCTCCTCCACAGGATGCTGTTAGATTTCTCACCTCTTGGCGCGCTTGGGGTCAACGAGCGCGAGCTCGGCGAGCTTGGCGTCGGAGATGGCCTTCTTGGCGTCAGCGCCCGCCCTCCCAGGCGTCCCCGCGGCGGCGGATCCAAGCAGGGACGTGGAGCCGTCCATCGACATGCTGTGCTGGTGccgtggccgcggcggcggcgtcgccgtcgccgccggatGCGGGTGCGCCGACGGCCCGGCGAGCGTGCCGCCGTTCTCGAGGAACATCTCGAACATCCGGCTgccgccagcgccgccgccgcccccttcctcgtcctcgtcctcgtcctcctcgtcctcgtcgccggccacgcAGGCCTCCCCGACGACGCCGAGGTCGGCGTCGAAGGTGAGGTCGTCGGGGAGCGCGGCGCCCCCGAGGAGGATCTCCGACTGCGCGCGGCGGTGCCCCGCCCCGCGCCGCGGCGGCGAGTCCGGCAGCATCGCGGCGACGTCCCctgacgccgacgccgccgccgacgccgccgcagaggcggagggggagggggaggcggaGGCCGAGCAGGAGGCGGCTGGGTCCGCGGGCGAGGCCTGGTCCATGGAGATCTGGAGAATGCGGGTGGGGGTGCGCTGGGGCGGGAGCGGGGGCGGCGTGAGGGGGGCAGAGAGACAAGGGAGCAGGAGCAAGGAGCCAAGGactaggaggaggaggaggggcagGAGGAAGACATGCTCGCGTTGAGCTTTGACCGAGGCATTGACTCCTcggaggaaaggaaaaaaaagggcGGAGAGGGCATCCGCAATTCCGCAGCGTGGACGTGGCCCGTGGGAGTGGGTGGTGTACTGGTGTGGCCAGGCCGTCGCCGCTGCTGCATTGGGCCTGCGGATCTGCCGATCGATCTGGCCGAGATGCGCGCCGAGCTGGGGCCAGCTGCGGCCTGCGGGCTCGACCGGCCGCTGGTACGAAACAGGAGACCTACTGGGCTTGGACACCTCCGAAGGTTCCGGAGTCTGGTTCGTTGGTGCTCCGCGGTGCGGTGGCAGCCAGATGGAGGGCACTGTAACCAAGTAACCAggctattttaatttttttatatgGATTTTGTTATTGGGTCAGTCTGAATGGACGGTGTCACTACACAGTTTCACGTACCAACACGTCATAAAGATTGAAATGAAACCATCTATGAAATAACTCCAGCAATGAagcatttcactttgt
Protein-coding sequences here:
- the LOC8075875 gene encoding transcription factor RF2a yields the protein MDQASPADPAASCSASASPSPSASAAASAAASASGDVAAMLPDSPPRRGAGHRRAQSEILLGGAALPDDLTFDADLGVVGEACVAGDEDEEDEDEDEEGGGGGAGGSRMFEMFLENGGTLAGPSAHPHPAATATPPPRPRHQHSMSMDGSTSLLGSAAAGTPGRAGADAKKAISDAKLAELALVDPKRAKRILANRQSAARSKERKMRYIAELERKVQNLQSEATTLSAQLAMLQRDTTGLTSENSDLKVRVQTMEQQVRLQDALNDRLRDEIQQLKVATGQVNANIGKMGNFSMSSFGGNPQSYQRSHIQSLLAAQQLQQLQIHSQHQQQQTHLQQQHQLLQEAHPFPVDLKMRGFAMSSHAQNAGASDSHAVKSEP